The Actinocatenispora sera genome has a window encoding:
- a CDS encoding DMT family transporter, with the protein MSWLYLGLAVVFEVAVGLLASKAQGFTRLWWTLGTLASGAAGTVLLSRALLTFDVGVGYAIWTSISGIGIVLIGALFLGQRLHWRRALGIAIIIGGVAGLQLSGAA; encoded by the coding sequence ATGAGTTGGCTCTACCTCGGCCTCGCCGTCGTCTTCGAGGTGGCCGTCGGCCTCCTCGCCAGCAAGGCGCAGGGGTTCACCCGGCTGTGGTGGACACTCGGCACGCTCGCCAGCGGTGCCGCCGGCACCGTCCTGCTCAGCCGCGCCCTGCTCACGTTCGACGTCGGCGTCGGCTACGCGATCTGGACGAGCATCTCCGGCATCGGGATCGTCCTGATCGGCGCGCTGTTCCTCGGCCAGCGGCTGCACTGGCGCAGGGCTCTCGGCATCGCGATCATCATCGGCGGCGTCGCCGGCCTGCAGCTCAGCGGCGCGGCGTGA
- a CDS encoding sensor histidine kinase translates to MTTTRYQGVVRWRPRPRLVDAALAVVVTALVVLGSVGESYPSNPDDVVAGLVAPPWPAYLVAAAAAAVLGWRRRWPVAVWAVSLALVVLYTIPGYVNGSALIAPVLAVYTVTTLGRVRRALLLAGITVVVLMGSTMLFSPFGFGGPVTVIPFEVAVALAAGLAVASRRAYVAEIADRAERAERTREQEARRRVDAERLRIARELHDVVAHTMATISVQAAAAAHVLKDPPPEAATALAAIRAASKDGLVELRAILRLLRTEGEADPRHPTPGLAQLATLAERTRQAGVPVTLRLPTPLPELPAATELVAYRIVQESLTNTVKHAGRARATVTVDTRDGHLELTVLDDGIGCTAPETDGHGLLGMRERAASVRGSVEAGPDPAGGFRVHARLPLPGGAR, encoded by the coding sequence GTGACGACGACGCGGTACCAGGGGGTGGTGCGGTGGCGACCGCGCCCGCGGCTGGTGGACGCGGCGCTCGCGGTCGTGGTCACCGCGCTGGTGGTGCTCGGCTCGGTGGGCGAGTCGTACCCGAGCAACCCGGACGACGTGGTGGCCGGGCTGGTGGCCCCACCGTGGCCGGCGTACCTGGTCGCCGCCGCGGCCGCGGCGGTACTGGGGTGGCGGCGGCGCTGGCCGGTCGCGGTCTGGGCGGTCTCGCTGGCGCTGGTCGTGCTGTACACGATCCCCGGCTACGTCAACGGTTCCGCGCTCATCGCCCCGGTACTGGCGGTGTACACGGTGACCACGCTCGGCCGGGTGCGGCGGGCGCTGCTGCTCGCCGGGATCACCGTCGTGGTGCTGATGGGCAGCACGATGCTGTTCAGCCCGTTCGGCTTCGGTGGGCCGGTCACGGTGATCCCGTTCGAGGTGGCGGTGGCGCTGGCGGCCGGGCTCGCCGTGGCCAGCCGCCGCGCGTACGTGGCGGAGATCGCCGACCGGGCGGAACGGGCCGAACGGACCCGCGAGCAGGAGGCGCGCCGACGGGTCGACGCGGAGCGGCTGCGGATCGCCCGGGAACTGCACGACGTCGTGGCGCACACGATGGCAACCATCAGCGTGCAGGCCGCGGCGGCCGCGCACGTGCTGAAGGATCCGCCGCCGGAGGCGGCGACCGCGCTGGCCGCGATCCGCGCCGCGAGCAAGGACGGCCTGGTCGAGCTGCGGGCGATCCTGCGGCTGCTGCGTACCGAGGGCGAGGCCGATCCGCGGCACCCGACGCCCGGGCTGGCCCAGCTCGCCACGCTCGCCGAGCGCACCCGGCAGGCCGGGGTTCCGGTCACGCTGCGGCTGCCGACGCCGCTGCCGGAGCTGCCCGCCGCGACCGAACTCGTCGCGTACCGGATCGTGCAGGAGTCGCTGACCAACACCGTCAAGCACGCCGGTCGCGCCCGCGCGACGGTCACCGTCGACACCCGGGACGGCCACCTGGAGCTGACCGTACTCGACGACGGGATCGGCTGTACCGCACCGGAAACCGACGGCCACGGGCTGCTCGGTATGCGCGAGCGCGCGGCCTCGGTCCGGGGTAGCGTCGAGGCCGGCCCGGATCCGGCCGGCGGCTTCCGGGTGCACGCCCGGCTCCCGTTGCCGGGCGGTGCCCGATAG
- a CDS encoding response regulator transcription factor, which yields MIKVVLADDQALIRAGFRTLLADAGDIQVVAEAADGDEAVRAARDTAADVVLMDIRMPGTDGLTATREIASDDDLAGVRVLILTTYETDEYVYQALKDGASGFLVKDIEPDELLHAIRVVARGDALLAPSITRRLIADLVARPAKRVADTSVLSRLTDREREVLVLVAGGLSNDEMAGRLFLSPLTVKTHVSRIMTKLAARDRAQLVVLAYESGLVTPGG from the coding sequence GTGATCAAGGTGGTGCTCGCCGACGACCAGGCGCTGATCCGGGCCGGGTTTCGTACCCTGCTCGCCGACGCCGGTGACATCCAGGTGGTGGCGGAGGCCGCGGACGGCGACGAGGCGGTCCGGGCGGCGCGGGACACCGCGGCCGACGTGGTCCTGATGGACATCCGGATGCCCGGCACCGACGGGCTGACCGCGACCCGCGAGATCGCCTCCGACGACGACCTGGCCGGCGTCCGGGTGCTGATCCTCACCACGTACGAGACCGACGAGTACGTGTACCAGGCGCTCAAGGACGGCGCGTCCGGCTTCCTGGTCAAGGACATCGAGCCGGACGAGCTGCTGCACGCGATCCGGGTGGTGGCCCGCGGCGATGCGCTGCTCGCGCCGTCCATCACCCGCCGGCTGATCGCCGACCTCGTCGCCCGGCCGGCCAAGCGCGTCGCCGACACGTCGGTGCTGTCCCGGCTCACCGACCGGGAACGCGAGGTACTGGTGCTGGTCGCCGGCGGGTTGAGCAACGACGAGATGGCCGGCCGGCTGTTCCTGAGCCCGCTGACGGTCAAGACGCACGTCAGCCGGATCATGACCAAGCTCGCCGCGCGCGACCGCGCCCAGCTCGTCGTGCTGGCGTACGAGAGCGGCCTGGTCACGCCGGGCGGCTGA
- a CDS encoding GNAT family N-acetyltransferase, with amino-acid sequence MAIELRPLRHEDAAAQCAGEDEQTVRWLTGGYGTLAGTRAHFDRLAANAEAGRGKRGFGVWWDDRLAGYVDCDPDNRDGLQPGEAPVNLSYCVHPWARGHGVAVAAVGLICSYITDNAIGETAAIRVEPANTASVRVAERCGFRRCRRYPARDPAGNPISYDLYLHDL; translated from the coding sequence ATGGCGATCGAACTGCGGCCACTGCGACACGAGGACGCCGCCGCCCAGTGTGCCGGCGAGGACGAGCAGACGGTGCGCTGGCTGACCGGCGGTTACGGCACGCTCGCCGGTACCCGGGCGCACTTCGATCGGCTCGCCGCGAACGCCGAGGCCGGGCGCGGCAAGCGCGGCTTCGGGGTCTGGTGGGACGACCGGCTGGCCGGCTACGTCGACTGCGACCCGGACAACCGGGACGGCCTGCAACCGGGCGAGGCTCCGGTCAACCTGTCCTACTGCGTGCACCCGTGGGCGCGCGGGCACGGCGTCGCCGTCGCTGCCGTCGGCCTGATCTGCTCGTACATCACCGACAACGCCATCGGTGAGACGGCGGCGATCCGGGTCGAGCCGGCCAACACCGCCTCGGTACGCGTCGCGGAGAGGTGCGGCTTCCGGCGCTGCCGCCGCTACCCCGCCCGGGACCCCGCCGGCAATCCCATCAGCTACGACCTCTACCTCCATGACCTCTGA
- a CDS encoding pyridoxamine 5'-phosphate oxidase family protein produces MRDGDIVDFRSTSSQFMELMTRERFVAFVRGTRLGVVATVDPAGNPEAALVGLAVTDAGELVFDAPSDARKMRNLRNDPRVAVVIGTDDAVSVQVEGSAEILAGADRAACGETYLSQFPGSRALDDGFSLVRIRPRWLRCYDARTEPARVAEGAGW; encoded by the coding sequence ATGCGCGACGGCGACATCGTCGACTTCCGCTCAACGTCCAGCCAGTTCATGGAGTTGATGACGCGGGAGCGGTTCGTGGCGTTCGTCCGTGGCACCCGGCTGGGTGTGGTGGCCACCGTCGACCCGGCCGGGAACCCGGAGGCGGCGCTGGTCGGGCTGGCCGTCACCGACGCCGGGGAACTGGTCTTCGATGCGCCGAGCGACGCCCGCAAGATGCGCAACCTCCGGAACGATCCGCGGGTCGCCGTAGTGATCGGCACGGACGACGCCGTGTCGGTACAGGTGGAGGGGAGCGCCGAGATCCTGGCGGGCGCCGACCGGGCCGCCTGCGGCGAGACGTACCTGTCGCAGTTTCCCGGGTCGCGGGCGCTCGACGACGGGTTCTCGCTCGTGCGGATCCGCCCCCGCTGGCTGCGCTGCTACGACGCCCGCACCGAGCCGGCGCGGGTGGCGGAGGGCGCCGGGTGGTGA
- the ychF gene encoding redox-regulated ATPase YchF, translating into MSLTIGIVGLPNVGKSTLFNALTRNEVLAANYPFATIEPNTGVVGVPDPRLGVLSDMYHSQRVVPATVTFVDIAGLVRGASEGQGLGNKFLANIRESDAICQVIRAFHDDDVAHVDGRVSPHDDIETINTELILADLQTIEKVLPRLTKEARLIKDKQPVLAAVEEAKQVLDSGRTVFAAGLDPEPLYDLHLLTAKPFLYAFNVDEDQLTDEGAKQELRKLVAPAEAIFLDAKIESELVELPDDEALELLQSMGQEESGLSQLARVGFATLGLQTFLTAGEKESRAWTIRRGATAPEAAGVIHTDFQRGFIKAEIVSYDDLIAAGSMAEAKAQGKVRMEGKDYIMRDGDIVDFRFNV; encoded by the coding sequence GTGAGTCTCACGATCGGCATCGTCGGCCTGCCCAACGTCGGCAAGAGCACCCTGTTCAACGCGCTGACCCGCAACGAGGTCCTGGCCGCGAACTACCCGTTCGCGACGATCGAGCCCAACACCGGCGTGGTGGGCGTCCCGGACCCACGGCTCGGCGTGCTGTCGGACATGTACCACTCGCAGCGGGTGGTGCCGGCGACCGTGACGTTCGTGGACATCGCCGGCCTGGTGCGGGGCGCGAGCGAGGGCCAGGGGCTGGGCAACAAGTTCCTCGCGAACATCCGCGAGTCGGACGCGATCTGCCAGGTCATCCGGGCGTTCCACGACGACGACGTGGCGCACGTCGACGGCCGGGTGTCGCCGCACGACGACATCGAGACGATCAACACCGAGCTGATCCTGGCCGACCTGCAGACCATCGAGAAGGTCCTGCCGCGGCTGACCAAGGAGGCCCGGCTGATCAAGGACAAGCAGCCGGTGCTCGCCGCCGTCGAGGAGGCCAAGCAGGTCCTCGACTCCGGCCGTACCGTGTTCGCCGCCGGCCTCGACCCCGAGCCGCTGTACGACCTGCACCTGCTCACCGCGAAGCCGTTCCTGTACGCGTTCAACGTGGACGAGGACCAGCTCACCGACGAGGGCGCCAAGCAGGAGCTGCGCAAGCTGGTTGCCCCGGCCGAGGCGATCTTCCTGGACGCGAAGATCGAGTCGGAACTGGTCGAGCTGCCCGACGACGAGGCGCTGGAGCTGCTGCAGTCGATGGGACAGGAGGAGTCCGGCCTGTCGCAGCTGGCCCGGGTCGGCTTCGCCACCCTCGGCCTGCAGACGTTCCTGACCGCGGGGGAGAAGGAGTCCCGCGCCTGGACGATCCGCCGTGGTGCGACCGCACCGGAGGCGGCCGGCGTGATCCACACCGACTTCCAGCGCGGCTTCATCAAGGCCGAGATCGTCTCGTATGACGACCTGATCGCCGCCGGCTCGATGGCCGAGGCGAAGGCTCAGGGCAAGGTCCGCATGGAGGGCAAGGACTACATCATGCGCGACGGCGACATCGTCGACTTCCGCTTCAACGTGTAG
- a CDS encoding maleylpyruvate isomerase N-terminal domain-containing protein has translation MESLDAAFLGAGRTALALIGRDEVRDRWDEPSALARMSVGMLACHLGRQLERTREILPLTGTGEPIDDAAEHYRRAAWVTATSLDDESMDRTTDERQAAAGYPAMIARCAAALAAAEALLVTGEAAAVVTIPWQGWSLRRADFLLTRLVEIVVHSDDLARSVDLPMPAFEPAAFAPVLHLLADLAAARHGQSTLVSALTRAERRPDTITAF, from the coding sequence ATGGAGTCTTTGGATGCGGCGTTTCTCGGTGCGGGGCGTACGGCGCTGGCGCTGATCGGGCGCGACGAGGTACGGGACCGGTGGGACGAGCCGAGCGCGCTGGCCCGGATGAGCGTCGGGATGCTCGCCTGCCACCTCGGCCGGCAGCTGGAACGCACCCGGGAGATCCTGCCGCTCACCGGTACCGGCGAGCCGATCGACGACGCCGCCGAGCACTACCGGCGCGCCGCCTGGGTGACCGCGACTTCGCTGGACGACGAGTCGATGGACCGGACGACCGACGAGCGGCAGGCGGCCGCCGGGTACCCGGCGATGATCGCCCGGTGCGCCGCGGCGCTGGCCGCGGCGGAGGCGCTGCTGGTCACCGGTGAGGCGGCGGCGGTCGTCACGATCCCCTGGCAGGGCTGGAGCCTGCGGCGTGCCGACTTCCTGCTCACCCGGCTGGTGGAGATCGTCGTACACAGCGACGATCTGGCCCGCTCCGTCGATCTCCCGATGCCGGCGTTCGAGCCGGCCGCGTTCGCCCCGGTACTGCACCTGCTGGCCGACCTGGCGGCCGCCCGGCACGGACAGTCCACCCTGGTCAGCGCGCTGACCCGGGCAGAGCGCCGCCCGGACACCATCACCGCGTTCTGA
- a CDS encoding DMT family transporter, which produces MRTTKQAGPWAMLLLAGGFEIGYALSVGGSNGFTVLGWSVSAAVFFLLTLFALSVALRRIDVGIGYAVWAGIGAVGAALLGPVLFDEHLTPLRAFWLAVVIAGVVWLKLADGVPGRRARAARANDAGPAAGHERRR; this is translated from the coding sequence ATGCGCACCACGAAGCAGGCCGGCCCCTGGGCGATGCTCCTGCTCGCCGGGGGCTTCGAGATCGGTTACGCGCTCAGCGTCGGTGGCAGCAACGGCTTCACCGTCCTCGGTTGGTCGGTCTCGGCGGCAGTGTTCTTCCTGCTGACCCTGTTCGCGCTGAGCGTCGCGCTGCGGCGCATCGACGTCGGGATCGGGTACGCGGTCTGGGCCGGCATCGGTGCGGTCGGGGCGGCGCTGCTCGGCCCTGTCCTGTTCGACGAGCACCTCACCCCGCTGCGCGCGTTCTGGCTCGCCGTCGTGATCGCCGGTGTCGTCTGGCTCAAGCTCGCCGACGGCGTGCCGGGCCGGCGTGCCCGCGCCGCCAGGGCGAACGACGCGGGCCCGGCCGCCGGCCACGAGCGTCGCCGCTGA
- a CDS encoding class I SAM-dependent methyltransferase, whose amino-acid sequence MTAEEATDLDQLLDEQIAYYRVAAPEYQDHALPYGGGDELSAALDAFHPTGEVLELACGPGLWTRQLVRHADHVTAVDASPEMLALAARDVDGDRVRFVRANIFDWRPDRRYDAVFFGFFLSHVPLERFASFWAIVADCLAPDGRVFFVDDGYRTADELIEGEDSTTIQRRLTDGSTHRIVKVPHQPADLARRLAACGWSVTVTQAPGGPFYWGTGRPA is encoded by the coding sequence GTGACGGCAGAAGAAGCGACCGATCTCGACCAGCTGCTCGACGAGCAGATCGCCTACTACCGGGTGGCTGCCCCGGAGTACCAGGACCACGCGCTCCCGTACGGTGGCGGGGACGAGCTGTCCGCTGCCCTCGACGCGTTCCACCCCACCGGCGAGGTGCTGGAACTGGCCTGCGGCCCGGGCCTGTGGACCCGGCAATTGGTACGCCACGCGGACCACGTCACCGCGGTGGACGCGTCACCGGAGATGCTGGCGCTCGCCGCGCGCGATGTGGACGGCGACCGGGTCCGGTTCGTCCGGGCGAACATCTTCGACTGGCGGCCGGACCGCCGCTACGACGCGGTGTTCTTCGGCTTCTTCCTCTCCCACGTCCCGCTGGAGCGGTTCGCGTCGTTCTGGGCGATCGTCGCGGACTGCCTCGCCCCGGACGGGCGGGTGTTCTTCGTGGATGACGGGTACCGCACCGCCGACGAACTGATCGAGGGCGAGGACTCCACGACCATCCAACGCCGCCTCACCGACGGCAGTACCCATCGGATCGTCAAGGTCCCGCACCAGCCCGCCGACCTGGCACGACGCCTGGCCGCCTGCGGCTGGTCGGTCACCGTCACCCAGGCGCCCGGCGGACCCTTCTACTGGGGTACCGGCCGACCGGCCTGA
- a CDS encoding AAA family ATPase codes for MVRVVFMCGPAGSGKSTVARRWEANGFVRLSYDQEAWDRGIRHMPLSEDVHADIGTHLQRRLAALVGAGRDVVLDFSFWSRAMREEWRRVLGPLGVVPETIYLATERSTCLERVAARGLAHGDDFAVDTETAAAYFDHFEPPTPDEGPLTVVARTT; via the coding sequence ATGGTGAGGGTCGTCTTCATGTGCGGACCCGCCGGCTCGGGCAAGTCGACCGTCGCTCGCCGCTGGGAAGCCAACGGCTTCGTTCGCCTGTCGTACGACCAAGAAGCCTGGGACCGGGGCATCCGGCACATGCCGCTGTCCGAGGACGTGCATGCCGACATCGGGACGCACCTGCAGCGACGGCTTGCCGCGCTCGTCGGTGCGGGGCGTGACGTCGTGCTCGACTTCTCGTTCTGGTCGCGCGCCATGCGCGAAGAGTGGCGTCGGGTGCTGGGGCCGCTCGGCGTGGTTCCCGAGACGATCTACCTGGCGACCGAACGGTCCACGTGCCTGGAGCGCGTTGCCGCACGTGGACTCGCCCATGGTGACGACTTCGCCGTGGACACCGAGACGGCGGCGGCCTACTTCGATCATTTCGAGCCGCCGACCCCGGACGAAGGCCCCTTGACGGTGGTGGCAAGGACCACGTGA
- a CDS encoding CoA transferase, which translates to MADEEPDLAETLLADFRSGTGGDPATPAPVTWAGPAETLPARLPVTALAAGTVAAAATAAAELAATRTGAAPPAVTVHRAAVATAFTSERHLRLDGESPGSGFAPLSGFWRTRDGWLRTHANYPHHRRRLLTALDIAPELDDETAAPLLRAALAERDADEVAATVTAADGLAVSARTAAQWARHPQGAAVAELPLLALRRLADAPARQLQTPPGDPLRPAAGLRVLDLTRVIAGPVGTRTLALLGADVLRVDSPQLTEIPAQQLDTGFGKRSTLLDLGQPADRARFDALLADADVLVTGYRPGALARYGLAPGDLAERYPGLVVATLSAWSTTGPWAQRRGFDSLVQVASGIAAAEADPAGDRPGALPAQALDHGTGYLLAAAVLRAVAARHAHGGTWHAELSLAQTADWLLAHAAGGAHAAGGADGAGGAHAAGAAPDPAPWLAEADAPIARLRYALPPVRFAGGPVTWAQPPHLLGTDPATWV; encoded by the coding sequence GCGGACTTCCGCTCCGGTACCGGCGGCGACCCCGCCACGCCCGCCCCGGTGACCTGGGCGGGACCGGCGGAGACGCTGCCGGCACGGCTGCCGGTGACCGCGCTCGCCGCCGGTACCGTGGCTGCCGCGGCCACCGCCGCCGCCGAACTGGCGGCCACCCGCACCGGGGCGGCGCCGCCGGCGGTGACCGTGCACCGGGCCGCGGTCGCCACCGCGTTCACCAGCGAACGGCACCTGCGGTTGGACGGCGAGTCGCCCGGGTCGGGCTTCGCCCCGCTGTCCGGGTTCTGGCGCACCCGGGACGGCTGGCTGCGCACCCACGCGAACTATCCGCACCACCGCCGCCGGCTGCTGACCGCGCTGGACATCGCGCCGGAACTCGACGACGAGACCGCGGCGCCGCTGCTGCGGGCGGCGCTCGCCGAGCGGGACGCCGACGAGGTCGCCGCGACGGTCACCGCGGCGGACGGGCTCGCCGTTTCGGCCCGTACCGCGGCGCAGTGGGCCCGCCACCCGCAGGGCGCCGCGGTCGCCGAACTGCCGCTGCTCGCGCTGCGCCGGCTCGCCGACGCGCCGGCCCGCCAGCTGCAGACACCGCCCGGCGATCCGCTGCGCCCGGCCGCCGGGCTGCGCGTGCTGGACCTGACCCGGGTCATCGCCGGCCCGGTCGGCACCCGTACCCTCGCGCTGCTCGGCGCCGACGTGCTGCGGGTCGACAGCCCGCAGCTGACCGAGATCCCGGCTCAGCAACTCGACACCGGGTTCGGCAAGCGCTCCACGCTGCTCGATCTCGGCCAGCCGGCCGACCGGGCCCGGTTCGACGCACTGCTGGCCGACGCCGACGTGCTCGTCACCGGGTACCGACCGGGGGCGCTGGCCCGGTACGGCCTGGCGCCCGGCGACCTCGCCGAGCGGTACCCGGGGCTGGTCGTCGCGACGCTCAGCGCCTGGAGCACGACGGGGCCATGGGCGCAGCGGCGCGGCTTCGACAGCCTCGTCCAGGTCGCCAGCGGAATCGCCGCCGCCGAGGCCGATCCGGCCGGCGACAGGCCCGGTGCGCTGCCGGCGCAGGCGCTCGACCACGGCACCGGCTACCTGCTCGCCGCGGCGGTGCTGCGTGCGGTGGCGGCCCGGCACGCGCACGGCGGTACCTGGCACGCCGAGCTGTCGCTGGCCCAGACCGCCGACTGGTTGCTCGCGCACGCCGCCGGTGGCGCGCACGCCGCCGGTGGCGCGGACGGCGCCGGTGGCGCGCACGCCGCCGGGGCGGCCCCCGACCCGGCACCGTGGCTCGCCGAGGCCGACGCGCCGATCGCCCGGCTGCGGTACGCGCTGCCCCCTGTCCGGTTCGCCGGCGGTCCCGTCACCTGGGCGCAGCCGCCGCACCTGCTCGGTACCGACCCGGCCACCTGGGTCTGA
- a CDS encoding GNAT family N-acetyltransferase produces the protein MMDQAALLRAYDDQLRTDAEAHGAVSVTRLGPLWLMTFAGGQGFVSYRDLDGANVERLVPEALERYRADPAIGQVEWKTRGHDRAPGLHATLVANGFVPEERESIMLGDAAALAVEVPLPAGVTLRRVTAEPDVRALCAMQDEAFGTPSAFHGAAALLRQLADGDGLELWAAEAAGRIVSAGRLEPVPGTDFAGIWGGATLPEWRHRGIYRALTAVRARSALAAGKTLLHSDSTEYSRPILERAGLVKVSTTTPYVWKR, from the coding sequence ATGATGGATCAGGCCGCGCTGCTTCGCGCGTACGACGACCAGCTGCGTACCGACGCCGAGGCGCACGGCGCGGTCTCGGTGACCCGCCTCGGGCCGTTGTGGCTGATGACGTTCGCCGGCGGGCAGGGCTTCGTGAGCTACCGCGACCTGGATGGCGCGAACGTCGAGCGACTGGTACCCGAGGCGCTCGAGCGTTACCGCGCCGATCCGGCGATCGGGCAGGTGGAGTGGAAGACCCGCGGCCACGACCGGGCCCCGGGGCTGCACGCGACGCTGGTGGCCAACGGGTTCGTCCCGGAGGAGCGCGAGTCGATCATGCTCGGCGACGCGGCCGCGCTCGCCGTCGAGGTACCGCTGCCGGCGGGCGTGACGCTGCGCCGCGTCACCGCGGAGCCCGACGTCCGCGCCCTGTGCGCGATGCAGGACGAGGCGTTCGGTACGCCGTCCGCTTTCCACGGTGCGGCGGCGCTGCTGCGACAGCTGGCGGACGGCGACGGGCTGGAGCTGTGGGCCGCCGAGGCCGCGGGCCGGATCGTCAGCGCCGGCCGGCTCGAGCCGGTGCCGGGCACCGACTTCGCCGGGATCTGGGGTGGCGCAACGCTTCCCGAGTGGCGTCACCGCGGCATCTACCGCGCGCTGACCGCCGTCCGGGCGCGGTCCGCGCTCGCCGCCGGCAAGACGCTGTTGCACAGCGACTCGACCGAGTACTCCCGCCCGATCCTGGAACGCGCCGGCCTCGTCAAGGTCTCGACCACCACGCCCTACGTCTGGAAGCGTTGA
- a CDS encoding response regulator transcription factor has translation MPRRDGAKATRRLVARGPAPKVLVLGDAVIAPSPIRRLLDHVAAGLPAAGTADPLAPLTAREREVLLELARGGTNAEIGLRLHLSAGTVKIHVGRLLAKLGLRDRVHAVIWAYEYRLVRPQH, from the coding sequence GTGCCGCGGCGGGACGGCGCCAAGGCCACTCGCCGCCTCGTCGCCCGCGGCCCGGCCCCGAAGGTTCTGGTGCTCGGCGATGCGGTGATCGCGCCGTCCCCCATCCGCCGGCTGCTCGACCACGTCGCCGCCGGTCTGCCCGCTGCCGGTACCGCCGATCCGCTCGCCCCGCTCACCGCCCGGGAACGGGAGGTACTGCTGGAGCTCGCCCGCGGTGGCACCAACGCCGAGATCGGTCTGCGGCTGCACCTTTCCGCCGGTACCGTCAAGATCCACGTCGGCCGCCTCCTGGCCAAGCTCGGCCTGCGGGACCGCGTGCACGCCGTGATCTGGGCGTACGAGTATCGCCTGGTCCGGCCGCAGCACTGA
- a CDS encoding MarR family winged helix-turn-helix transcriptional regulator: protein MHMQVRGSSGAAAPVSSAWAAVAAFASAVDAELDRWLADRYRIGLTDCRALAALSRSADKELRVSELAQQVGLTQSSATRLVSRLEAKKLVRRDVCTDDGRGVYAVLTAQGEALLGDLRTPYEERVRDLLSAAGARFPELDLPRLAGALGTVGALLAD, encoded by the coding sequence ATGCACATGCAGGTACGTGGTTCGAGTGGGGCCGCCGCCCCGGTCAGTTCGGCCTGGGCCGCGGTCGCCGCGTTCGCGTCGGCGGTCGATGCCGAACTCGATCGGTGGCTCGCGGACCGGTACCGGATCGGGCTGACCGACTGCCGCGCGCTCGCGGCGCTGAGCCGCTCGGCGGACAAGGAGTTGCGGGTCAGCGAGCTTGCCCAGCAGGTGGGGCTGACCCAGAGCTCGGCGACCCGCCTGGTGAGCCGGTTGGAAGCCAAGAAGCTGGTGCGTCGAGACGTCTGCACCGACGACGGCCGCGGGGTGTACGCGGTCCTCACCGCGCAGGGCGAGGCGCTGCTCGGCGACCTGCGCACGCCGTACGAGGAGCGGGTCCGGGACCTGCTGTCCGCGGCGGGCGCGCGGTTCCCCGAACTGGATCTGCCGCGCCTCGCGGGCGCTCTCGGCACGGTGGGCGCGCTGCTGGCCGACTGA
- a CDS encoding ArsR/SmtB family transcription factor, translated as MSETPIELDLVFKALADRTRRLLLDRLRERNGQTLGELCTPLGMARQSATQHLDILRRANLVTVVRRGRERLHYLNPVPLHEIQQRWIAEFDQPRLDALQAIKTTAEEYAMSEQPIPTYVYVTYIRANPDQVWRALTDAEATARFWGHANVSDWQPGSAWEHRRVDGSDVVDVAGTVLEAEPPTRLAITFDEPGADTPGGPSVVTFHIEPHQDIVRLTVTHENLAGPGQLRGISQGWPAVLANLKSLLETGDVLPQAPWEMAAAEDRTH; from the coding sequence GTGAGCGAGACACCGATCGAACTGGACCTCGTGTTCAAGGCGCTGGCCGACCGCACCCGGCGGCTGCTGCTCGACCGGCTTCGCGAGCGCAACGGGCAGACCCTCGGCGAGCTGTGCACCCCACTCGGCATGGCCCGCCAGTCGGCCACCCAACACCTGGACATCCTGCGCCGGGCCAACCTGGTCACCGTCGTACGCCGCGGCCGGGAACGGTTGCACTACCTCAACCCGGTGCCGCTCCACGAGATCCAGCAGCGCTGGATCGCCGAGTTCGACCAGCCGCGCCTCGACGCGCTGCAGGCCATCAAGACCACTGCCGAGGAGTACGCCATGAGCGAGCAGCCGATCCCGACCTACGTGTACGTCACCTACATCCGGGCCAACCCCGACCAGGTGTGGCGGGCCCTCACCGACGCCGAGGCCACCGCACGGTTCTGGGGCCACGCCAACGTCTCCGACTGGCAGCCCGGGTCGGCCTGGGAGCACCGCCGGGTGGACGGCTCGGACGTCGTCGACGTCGCCGGTACGGTCCTCGAGGCCGAGCCGCCGACCCGGCTGGCCATCACGTTCGACGAGCCCGGCGCCGACACGCCCGGCGGCCCGTCGGTCGTCACCTTCCACATCGAGCCGCACCAGGACATCGTCCGCCTGACGGTCACCCACGAGAACCTCGCCGGCCCCGGCCAGCTGCGCGGCATCTCGCAGGGCTGGCCCGCGGTACTGGCCAACCTCAAGTCCCTGCTGGAGACCGGCGACGTGCTGCCGCAGGCGCCGTGGGAGATGGCCGCCGCCGAGGACCGGACGCACTGA